In Terriglobales bacterium, a single window of DNA contains:
- the lpxA gene encoding acyl-ACP--UDP-N-acetylglucosamine O-acyltransferase: MSSRIHPTAIVDPRAEVPDSCIIGPFCIVGEDVVMGEKCELLPHVVLGGPTKIGSNNRVFPFTTLGLEPQDLKFKGEKTRLEIGDNNVIRESVTIHRGTPSGGGVTRVGSNCLIMAYTHIAHDCVIADNVIMANAATLAGHVTVEEYAVVGALCPVHQFVRIGAYSYIGGGTTITQDVLPFSLTSAKREVHAFGMNSVGLQRKGFSKERLRKIHRAYRVLLNSKMNVGDSLAKLKAESDLSDDVARLVKFVEGSERGILK, translated from the coding sequence GTGAGCTCACGCATTCATCCCACAGCGATCGTCGATCCGCGCGCAGAGGTTCCGGATAGCTGCATCATCGGCCCATTTTGCATCGTCGGCGAAGACGTTGTAATGGGCGAGAAGTGCGAACTTCTCCCGCATGTAGTGCTGGGCGGACCAACAAAAATCGGCAGCAACAACCGCGTCTTCCCCTTCACAACGCTGGGATTAGAACCTCAGGATCTGAAGTTCAAGGGCGAAAAGACCCGCCTCGAGATCGGCGATAACAACGTAATTCGCGAGAGCGTGACTATTCACCGCGGCACTCCTAGTGGCGGCGGCGTTACGCGCGTTGGAAGTAATTGCCTGATTATGGCGTACACGCACATCGCGCATGATTGCGTGATCGCCGATAACGTGATCATGGCGAACGCTGCCACGCTCGCAGGACATGTAACGGTTGAAGAATATGCGGTAGTTGGGGCGCTATGTCCGGTACATCAGTTCGTTCGCATCGGCGCTTATTCGTACATTGGCGGCGGCACTACCATCACTCAGGACGTTCTTCCGTTCTCGTTAACCAGCGCAAAGCGCGAAGTACACGCCTTTGGGATGAATTCCGTCGGTCTTCAGCGCAAAGGATTCAGCAAGGAACGGTTGCGCAAAATCCATCGCGCTTATCGCGTGCTGCTCAATTCGAAGATGAATGTCGGGGATTCGCTGGCCAAACTCAAGGCTGAGAGCGACTTAAGTGACGACGTCGCGCGGCTCGTTAAGTTCGTTGAGGGATCGGAAAGAGGGATCCTGAAGTGA
- the fabZ gene encoding 3-hydroxyacyl-ACP dehydratase FabZ, giving the protein MSAEDQASVTTMEPEQSAMEKKTLDITEIQAILPHRYPFLLIDRVIEIERKKRIVAIKNVTANEPHFAGHFPGYPIMPGVLIVEAIAQAGGALLLTEIPDRDQKLMVFTGIERAKFRKPVTPGDQLRVEVDVLAWRATAVRMQGNVWVDGKLACEAIVTCQLVSRPA; this is encoded by the coding sequence ATGAGCGCAGAAGATCAAGCAAGCGTGACGACGATGGAACCCGAGCAGTCGGCGATGGAAAAGAAGACGCTGGATATAACCGAGATCCAGGCGATCTTGCCGCATCGCTATCCATTCCTGCTCATTGACCGCGTGATCGAAATCGAGCGCAAGAAGCGCATCGTCGCCATCAAAAACGTCACGGCAAATGAACCGCACTTTGCCGGACACTTCCCGGGCTATCCGATCATGCCGGGGGTCCTCATTGTTGAAGCGATCGCCCAGGCGGGTGGGGCGCTGTTGCTGACGGAGATTCCCGATCGCGACCAGAAACTCATGGTGTTCACCGGCATTGAACGCGCCAAGTTCCGCAAGCCGGTCACGCCGGGTGATCAGCTCCGCGTCGAAGTCGATGTTCTGGCATGGCGCGCAACAGCCGTGAGGATGCAAGGCAACGTTTGGGTAGACGGCAAACTTGCCTGCGAAGCTATCGTGACATGCCAGCTGGTGAGCCGCCCGGCGTGA